The sequence ATTGAGGCAACTCTTAACCCAGAAAATGACCAGATAGCCCTAAAGGCTGGGAAATCACGTTTTAATATTTCCACTTTGCCTGCCGAGCAATTCCCAAAACTGACTCAGAATGATCTTCCGTTTAGCTTTAAACTCACGGCAGAAAAGTTGCGTTATTTGATTGATCGATCTCGCTTTGCGATGTCGACCGAAGAAACCCGCTATTTCTTAAATGGAATTTATTTCCATGCGCATGAAGTCAATGGACAAAAAGTATTGCGGTCGGTAGCCACAGATGCGCATCGTTTAGCGTGTATTGAAGTTGATATTCCAGATGGAGCCGAGGCAATTCCTGGAATTATCATCGGTCGTAAAACCATTACGGAAATTCGTAAGTTGATCAATGATGAAAATGCTGAGACAGAAATTACGATCAGTTTGTCCCCGCAACGGGTGGAATTCAAGTTGCCTCAAGCAATTTTAAGTTCTCGTTTGGTTGATGGGACTTATCCGGATTATGAGCAAGCCATTCCTGTCGGGAATGATAAGCCGATTATTGTTGATGCCAAAGACTTTGCCAAGGCTGTTGACCGTGTGGCCACGGTGACGACGGATAAATTACCGGTAATTAAAATTTCTGTAGCGAAGAATAAGTTGACCTTGGTGGCAGCAAGCAGTGAGTTGGGAGATGCTACTGAAGAAATGGAAGTTGATTTTCCTTTTGATCAATCCATTGAGATTGGCTTCAATGCCAATTATTTGGTAGATATTACCTCTCAGATTGGGGACGAGGCGGCTGAGATCTTGCTGTCTGATGGCTCAGCACCTGCAATTATTAAAGGAATCAATGATAAAGAGGCATTATTTGTTTTAATGCCAATGCGTGTCTAGGAGAGAGCCTATGGCTATATCTGGTTGCATCCTGACTCATCGGGCACTGATCCGGGTAGGCGGCGCGGATAAACTAGCCTTTCTACAAGGATTAGTCTCGAATGATATGGGAAAGCTCAACACTGAGTCTTCCCTTTTTACTTTACTGTTGTCTCCCCAAGGGCGGGTTCAGTTTGATTTAATCGTGCATCAGGTGAGTGATAATTGGTTTTTAGAGGTTGATGCCGATCAGGCTGCAGCGTTGATTAAACGACTGACACTTTTTAAGTTACGCTCTGATGTGGCTCTTGAGTTGGTTCAAGACCGATCTATTTTGTCAATTTGGGGTCCGCAGGTTGCTAGCGCCTTGGAATTGGCAGCAGAGCCAGGTGCTACCCGCACAACATCTCAGTGGACGGCTATTCTTGATCCTCGCCTTATAGAACTAGGGGCTCGCCTTGTTATTGAGAACGGTGCCCTTGAAACAGTTCGGCATTATTTAGGCCTGAGCTTGGTCGATATGGCTTCGTATAAGAGACATCGGTATGCGTTAGGGGTCCCTGAAGGGGCAACTGAGCTTGAATTTGACCGAGCGATTCCCTTGGAATGGGGGATGGATGAACTAAATGCGATTGATTGGGCCAAGGGCTGTTATATGGGGCAGGAACTAACAGCACGTACCCGTTATCGGGGGCTTGTGCGTAAGCGGATTTTCCCCGTCTATACAGAAGCAATGGTTCTATCACAGCCTATCCTCTGTGAAGGTAAAGATGTCGGGCATTGGATTGCCAAAGAAGAAGAGGTAGGACTTGCGATGATTCGACTTTCTGGTGTACACAAGGAATTAGAATGCGACGGCCAGGCCGTCACGTTAGGACGGCCCCATTGGATGAAACTACCGGACATTAATGACGAAACTTAAAGATCACTTAGATGCTATTCGTGACAGGCTGCCTTTATCGGTGGTGATCGCGCCCTATGTAGCCTTGAAAAAGCGAGGTCGTTCGCTCACAGGTCTATGTCCTTTTCATAATGAAAAGGGGGCTTCCTTTAGTGTTGCCGATGACAAGGGGTTTTACCATTGTTTTGGATGCGGAGCCCATGGCGATCATTTTTCGTTTATTGTTGAAAAGCTTCATATGCCATTTATGGATGCAGTTGAGCATCTGAGTAAGCAAGCTGGGTTAACGATGCCCAAATTCGACAAGCAGGGAGAAGAAAATTCCAGTTCCCAATCAACCGATAGTAAATCGGTCCTTTATGACATTAATGAAATTGCTTGCCAATATTTTGAAGCACAGCTGCGGGCGCCAGAGCATCAACAAATTCGTGACTATTTGAAAAAACGGGGGATGTCGGGCGCGCTTGCTAAGCAATTCCGGGTGGGTTTTGCGCCGGCCCGAGGCCTAGCGGCTGTGCTGCATCAACGAGGCTTTAAGATGGTCGATTGTATTGCTTCTGGATTGTTGATTGATCCAGAGGGGCAACGTCAACCTTATGAGAGATTCCGGGATCGGGTTATGTTCCCTATTCAAGATAGTCGGGGGCGCGTGATCGCCTTTGGGGGACGAATTACGGATGCGGGAGAACCTAAGTATCTTAATTCTCCCGAAACACCTTTATTCCATAAGGGGCGTCAACTTTACGCCCATAATCAGTCCATCTCAACCGTTCGTGCAGGCCAAGCCTTTATCGTGGTTGAAGGGTACATGGATGTGATTGCTTTGCATCAAGTGGGCTTAACAGTTGCCGTAGCGCCGTTGGGCACAGCTTTGACAGCAGAGCAAATAGCCTTAATGTGGCGCAGTTGTCCTAAGCCCGTTCTTTGTTTTGATGGGGATAACGCCGGTCGGCGCGCGGCACACCGCGCAGCCCAGCTCGTCTTGGAGATTTTAAAACCCGGATATACGGTTGAGTTTTGTTTTTTGCCAGAAGGGGAAGATCCGGATTCTTTTGTCAAAAAGCATACGGTGGCGGCTTTGCGTGAAATTTTGAACTATCCAATTGGATTAACGGATGTATTGTGGCAAGTTTTTATGGAAGGTCGGACAATAAATCGGCCTGAAGATAAAGCTAAGGCCCGTCAGGACTTATTACAGTTGTCTTACCGAATTCAAGATCCAGAGGTGCGGCACTTTTATCAACAAGATTTGAATCAAAAACTACAGAAGCTATTAATGCAAAAACCAAAAGAAACAGCAAAAGATCAAAAAAACCTTATTCATCAAGGGGTTAGACCAGGTGAAGCAAAAAAAAATCTCGATGGGCATAAAATTTTATTGGCAACTTTGATAAATCATCCCACATTAGTATCAGAAATGGCCGAACAACTAATGTCTCTCAAGATTGATAATGAATTTATTGATTCTTTGCGAAATTTTTTGTTAGACTTTTTCTCTGCGGATCACCATACATATAATGACAACTTATTATCGGTCGTGCGTGAAAAAGGTTTTGGCAGTTTTATTGATCAAGCAATGACGCAAGATCTTTACATAAAGGCTAGATTTGCGCACACTAGTTCAGAATTGGATCAAGCACGTTCAGGATGGTTGGAAGTGTGGCATTTTCTGGAAAGAAATAGCCAGCTAAAAGACACAGCAGATCAAGTATCACTTGAATTGAAAACTGATTTAAATCAACGTTCTTGGCAGAGCTTGCTGTCCGTTAAACGGCAGCAATCTCAGTTATAGTTTATTACAACGGGGTAACACGAATGGCAAGCAAAACCACTCAACATAATGAAATTTCCGATACGCTTGATGAAATCCCTTTAATTGAGTTAAGCAAATCTAACCCGGCATTGAAACGTCTTCTCAGTCGGGGCAAGACGCGCGGCTATATTACATATGACGAGTTAAACGACGCTTTGCCCCAAGACCAGCTGTCATCTGATCAAATTGATGAATCCATGAGCATGATTTCTGAAATGGGAATCAGTATTGTGGATGGCGATGATGTGGAAGAAGGGGCACTCGACTCACAATTTAAGCGCAGTGATTACGAAGATTTTGAAGAAGAATCCGAAGAAGAAGACACGCTGTCGGGGCGCACTGACGATCCCGTTCGGATGTACTTGCGGGAAATGGGGAACGTTGAACTTTTGTCCCGTGAAGGTGAAATTGCTATTGCCAAAAGAATTGAATCAGGGAAAGAAATGCTATTGGGGGGCATGTGTGAAAGTCCCTTGACTGCTCGGACCCTGGACCAATGGCGCGAAGACCTCCAAGCCGGTAAAATGTTGCTGCGGGAAATTATTTCAATTGATACCAGTGGGGGCTTTGATGAAGAAGAAGGCTTAGCTGATCTTGAGGAAGATGAGAGCGACATCGAGGTGAGCGCTAGCAGCGGGGAGGCTGGTGAATCCAGTGAAGCGGCCCCTCAAGCTCAACCCTTGTCGGCGTTTGAACAAGCGATGTTGCCAAAGGTTATTACACTCCTTGAAAGCTATACGGAAACCTATTCACAGTTCTGGGACCATCACCAAGCTTTGATTTCCAAAGGACAAAGCGGTGAAAATATTGCCGGCAATGAAACCTATAAAAACCTAAAGATTTCTTTGATTGGAATTATGGATGAATTAAAGCTTAATCCCAATAGCGTTGAGCGTCTCCTCGATATCCATAATCAAATGAACCGGCGGGTAGCTAATTTAGAACGTAATTTGATGGCAGCTGCCGATACCTGTGGTATTAAGCGTGAAAAATTCTTTAAGTTTTTAACCGATGCTAATTTTGATCAAGAGTGGGCTGACAACCTTAAATCTCAAAGCGGTAAAGGCTGGGATAAATTTATTGAAAAGCATGCTCAGGATATCGATCATTTGGTGGCAACTGTTCAAGAAATTCAAGAAGATACAAGCTTAAGCTTTTCTGAATTCCGCCGTGTTGTTACAGTGGTTCAACGCGGTGAGCGGGAATCCTCGCGGGCGAAAAAAGAAATGATTGAAGCAAACCTGCGTTTAGTTATTTCGATTGCCAAAAAGTATACCAACCGGGGATTACAATTCTTGGATCTAATTCAAGAAGGGAATATCGGTTTGATGAAGGCGGTCGATAAGTTTGAATATCGTCGTGGGTATAAGTTTTCAACTTATGCAACATGGTGGATTCGTCAAGCTATTACGCGGTCTATCGCGGATCAGGCGCGTACGATTCGTATTCCGGTGCATATGATTGAAACCATTAACAAAATGGTACGGACGTCTCGTCAAATGATGCATGAAATTGGTCGAGAACCGACCCCAGAGGAGTTGTCAGAAAAGCTAGCTATGCCATTGGAGAAGGTTCGCAAGGTCATGAAAATTGCTAAGGAACCCATCAGCCTTGAGACACCAATTGGTGACGAGGAAGATAGCCATCTTGGTGATTTTATTGAAGATAAGAATGCTATTCTGCCAGTGGAGTCCGCTGTTCAAAGCAACCTGCGCGAAACCACAACCCGTATTTTGGCAACCTTAACGCCAAGAGAAGAGCGCGTTCTGCGGATGCGTTTTGGAATTGGGATGAATACGGACCACACTCTCGAAGAGGTCGGTCAACAGTTTGCGGTAACACGCGAGCGTATTCGTCAGATTGAGGCCAAAGCATTGCGTAAGTTAAAGCATCCAAGTCGATCCCGCAAATTGCGCAGCTTCCTAGATACTTAAGATAGTTGAGCTTATAAAAACCCGGTCTAAAAGCCGGGTTTTTTCGTAACCGCCCTCTTTTGTACTCTGAGTATGCCAAAAAAATCTTTGGGATCCTCATGTGTCCTTATATACCCTGGAGCCGTCAGATTTTTTCCTGCCCCGATCAAAAAATAGTTTATTCTGTAACAAGGCTCTTATTGAGCTTATGGCCTTATCGGTGACATCTTTCCTTTTTGTAAATGTTGTTGTCCATGGGGTTGTACTGATCGAGTTTGGGATGGCAAGCTTGGTCCTTTATGGGCGGTGGCGGCTTGTTGCTGTTGTTGAGCGGGGTTTTTAAAAATTTCGGCCATCATTTGGTTACGAGAGTGGAACAGTTGACGTGCTGGTAATCTCAACCATTTAGCCATAAAGGCTTTTTGGTGGGCCTCAGGCCAGCTTAGGAAGATTTTACAGGCTTGTTGCCAGTTATGAATCTTATCGGCATCCACATAAGTGACCATTCCTCCATAGTCAGCGGGTTGATAGGGAATGCCTGAATGCTTCCATTTTTTAGAATTGGTGATGGATGGATCCAAGGTTGAATCTTTGAAACCACTGGCTGCACTATGTCCCACGCCAAACATTGATTTTTTACCCGGCGCCGATTGCTCTATCCCCACGAGAAGAACGGATCGAATGTTTTTAGGGGATTGTTGGGGGGTAAGGTACCCAGGGCAATTGCATGAAAAAAACAGTATTAAAAAAGGTAATAATTTTGTAGAAAAAAGACAAAAGCCCCAAGAAAAAAGTTTAAAGTTTTGGATATCATAAGATTTATAGAGGAAGTTGAAGACCCTCGTGATTCCTGGAAAATCCAGCATAATTTAAGCAGTATCCTTTTTACAACCTTATGCGCTGTCTTATCGGGGGCGCAGACATGGGATGATGTAGCGCTGTTCGGGCAAACAAAACAAGCATGGCTGTCAAAGTACATTTCTTTCGATAATGGAATCCCTTCTGCTTGGACTTTTAGAAGAATCTTTACACTGCTTCGCCCAGAATGCCTGGAGATCCTCTTAAGGACTCACGCAGATCAAATAATGGGAGCTCATAATGCTAACCATATAGCGATCGACGGGAAAACCTTGCGGTCGAGTAAGCGTAAGGATTTAAACTGTCTTCATTCCTTAAGCGCCTGGTGTCATGAGAAAGGTCTTGTATTGGCAGAAAAAGATGTAGACAAGAAATCCAACGAAATAACAGCAATTCCTTTATTATTGAACACGCTAGACTTAAAAGGGGCAACCGTCAGTATTGACGCTGCTGGTTGCCAAAAAACGATAGCAAGCCAAATCCAAGAGCAAAAAGGTGATTATGTTTTAGCTTTAAAAAAGAATCATCCTAAATTATATCAAACCATTGAACAATATATAGCAGATCAAGGACCTTCTTGCGATACTAAACTCCATGATGGTTTTGATGAAGGCCATGGACGATTGGTCCGACGACGCTACTTCGGTTATGATATTAGTCATCTTGAACAAGCAAAAGAGTGGTCAGGTTTAAAGAGCGTTATTGCTGTTGAAACAATCTTCTCGCACCCTAACAGTTCTACTCATGTTACGGCTCAATGGCGCTATTATCTTTCAAGTCATCCAGCCAACCATCAACAACTTCCTGACTATATCCGCAATCATTGGAGTGTTGAAAATAAGCTTCACTGGGTTTTGGATGTGCATTTGAAAGAAGACGAGGATCGTAAAGCTGAACGCCAAAGTGCCAAGGCTTTTGCTATTCTTAAACGTATGAGCTTAAATATTATTCGGTCCAAGGATGGTCATACCAAGGGTAGTTTACGGGGAAAACTGAAAAAAGCTAGTTGGGATACTGCCTATTTGTTGAGTTTACTCGTGTAAAAACAAGGCCTTCTATTAAGTAAAGCGGGTGTAAGCTTTTTAGGCGGCGCTTATGGTACGTTAAGAGAGCCTAAAATACAAATTATAGACCTCCAATATTAATATTTAGAAATCATCATAGAATTTTTAGTAATAACAGAGATTATTTTTATCCTAACCAGAAAACTGCCTAAGTTCCTAAACCTTTCATGCAATTGCCCTGGGTAAGGTACCTGAGAACGTAGGGGGGGGTTGGGCCATTCCCAAAGGTTTGAGCATACATGTAAACGTGACCATGCTGAATCTTCTGAAGAGCTTTGTTATTTAAAGCGCCGCCATTCTCATTAATAAGGTATTGATTGTTGATGGCGGGATTACCATACCCTCCCAAGGGAATATCAATGCCCAGGTGTCGATGTTGCAATCCGTGAGTAAGGGCTTTAATAGATTTTACCCCTGATAGTTTATCTTCAACAATTTGCCCATCTTTTTTAAGACTCGCCCCATGGGTAGCCGCGGTCCGATAGGTTATAATCGGTGTTCCGCCGGACAAGGACTTCACAACATCCTCGGCTGTAATGCCGGTGATATCGATGTTCCAGCGGCGACCGCGCATTAAGTAACTCACACTTTGAGTGGCGACATCATAATTGCCAGCATTGACAGGTTGTTTTTCCGGGATAAAAACTGGAGGATTGAATAACATTAATAAATAAAGCCTTTTGACAAAATCTTGCTTGTCTTTGGATTGCTGCCATCCTGGGCTTTGCGGATTTCTTGAAGCTTCGGAATCAGGAAACATGGTTGCAAGCATAACCATAAGATCCGCCTCAAAACTTTGCTTGAGATCAACTTTAGGGTGCCATGCCAAAACGGGATCAAAGGCTATGGATGGTTTTTGAACTTGCGCTTGGCATACGGTGAAAGCCATTAAAGAACTAAAAATGCTTAAAAATTTCATGACCTTATCTTTCATTCACTCTATCTGTGAAGAAAAGGATAGAGGAAAAAGATGAAGAATGATTTAATTTCAAGGCTTAAAAAAATATAAAAAGTACCGACCCTTATTAGAATGAAAAGGCCGTCAATGAGAAGTGAGTTCTTGTATAGCTGGGAGACTAAAGTGAAATATAAAGGAAAGGTATTTTTAATGGTCGTTTTAGGAATCGGGGAACGTTTAGGTATCTTCAGAAAGTGAAATATCAATTCTGATATAGATAGAAGGAAAGGCTGTGTGTAAGTGATCTATATAGTTTATATTGAAAAGGGGCCCAAAATGGAAATCCACTGTTGAGCCCCTGCAACAATTAGGCAAGCAATTTCTTATTTAGCAACCGGTGCAGCTGCTTCTTTTCCTTTTCCAGCATGGTGAGCTGCTCTCTTATCAGCGCGTTCTTTTTTCATAGCTGTTTTTTTATCAACGTGTCCTTTTTCCATGGCTGCTTTTTTATCGATATGGGCTTTATGCATTTCAGCTTTCTTGTCAAGGTGCGCCTTATGCATTTCTGCTTTCTTCGCGGGATCCTTTTCATTTTTCATTGCAGCCTTGTGCTCAGTATCCATAGTTTTCATTGCAGCTTTATGATCTTTATCCATGGCTTTCATTTCAGCTTTGTGATCTTTATTCATTTTTTTTATGCCCGGATGGTTTTCGTGCTTCATCGTTTTATGATGGCCTTTTTCGGGATCAGCTTCTGTCGCAACAGCCATTGGGGCGGAAGTTAAAAGAGCAACGGTGCTAAGGGCTAAAAGTAATTTGTTCATGATATCCTCCTCAGGAAAAATTTAAGATCTAACATATATATAATTAAGGCAAATAGGTTAATAACTACTTAAAATTTAGAGGTTTTTAAAAAAATAGGAGGAATTGGTTATATATCTTCCAAGATTATTTTTTAGTCGATGACTCTTAGCCTCTTTGTTATTTAAAATTTATTTTCGTTAAAGCGACGCTATCGGCAAAAAATTGAGTTCAAAAACTAGAACAACATATCAGAGGACAGGGGGGATGTCAAAGTTGAAGAAGGGTTTCTGCCTATCATAAGCAACTTTATCGGGTTTTTTAGAAAAGTTCTTTCTTTTAACATCTAACGTGAATCGAGATTTTCCCTCAAGCTATAAGGCAGGTAGGATATATAAATATAGGTTTATGGAAAGGGCTCATGGACTGAGGTGCTACTCAGACTGAGATCAAATCCAGTCGACTAGCAGATTGTCCGGAAAAAAATGGAGAAGAAAAAAGCAGGAGTAATCGCGTACAGGCATGACATCCCGGTTTTTAGGCCGGGAGTCCATAGATAACAAAACTTAGTCCACAATTTCTTCGGGTTGTGGGCTTGCTGTCCCTTCAAACAATTGAATAGGTCCTTGTGGCATAACTGTTGATATTGCATGCTTGTAGACCAGTTGAGAGTGTCCGTCCCGACGTAATAGCATAGAAAAGCTATCAAACCAGGTAACAACGCCTTGAAGCTTAACACCATTAATCAAGAAAACGGTCAAAGGGGTTTTGTTTTTGCGAACGTGATTTAGGAAAACGTCTTGGACGTTAACGGGTTTATCAGTTGCCACTTGCGAACTCCGTAATTTATTTAAATTTTATTCATAATCCACGTTACGATTATTTTTGCAAAGTTCCAAGGGGGATTTCACAATTTTGACAAAATTTTTTCGATGTCCTCGCAGTTTTTTACAGCTTGAGCGTAAGAATCCGCTTCTGCATGGCAAAAACCGATGGGAATGGGCAAGCACCCGATTGCTTCGGCACAGCGCCAATCCACAGGGGCATCGCCGACGAACCAGATGGCTGGCGATGCCTCCATTCCCATAGTTTTTAAGGCGAGGAGAGCAGGGGCAGGATCAGGTTTATCTTTTACAGCGTCTCCCGCCCCAATCAGCGCAGAAAAGAATCTATCCCATTTTAGATGAGATACTTCTCTTCTAAGAGTTGCCCCCCCCTTATTGCTCACCAATCCCATGGGAATATTCTTATCAGTCAACTTATTTAAAAGGGCTAGTGCCCCCGGCAGGGGATTTAAAAACTTTAAATGGTTTTGATGATAAAAGTCGAGATAGATGGCAAGAGCTTCTGGCCAGCGATCCCCAAAATGATGGGGCAGACCATCTTTAGCTGATAATTGGGTCTTCTGTTTAATGTCTTGCTCTGACCATGTTTTCATTCCAAAATGCTCTAACGTCTGATTAATCGCTGCGCAGATTAACGGCATGGTATCCACAAGGGTATTATCCCAATCAAAGAGAACGGCTGTCGGTTTTTGGTGCTGGGAATACGGCATCTAGCCTCCTGTATAGTCAAGATAAAGCTTCATAAGTTTTTGAGTAATGGCGCCTGGCTGGCCATCCCCAATAACCGTCTGATCGACTTTTGTGACGGGAGTGATACCCGACACTGAGGCTGAGAGAATAACTTCTTGGGCCGATTTTAACTCGGTTAGGGAAAATGCTTTTTCTTCCACCGTAATGCCGTTTTGTTGGACCAACCCAATAAGGCGCTGACGGGTAATGCCGCCCAAAATAGATTGAGAAAGGGGATGGGTTTGCAAAACACCATCTTTGCGGACAATCCAAACATTGGTGGCACTGGCTTCAGTCACAGTGCCATCAGGCTTATACAAAATGGCTTCATAGCACCCTTGCTCTTCGGCTTGTTGTTTGCTGAGTATATTTGGCAACAGTGAAATAGATTTAATATCTGGTCGGGCCCATCGGTTATCCAAAAGCGTGATGGCGGCAACCCCCTTTGCCTTGTTTGCCATAAGCTGCCGTTGGTTTACATGGCGGGCGGTCACGACAAGAATAGGGCGAGGATCTTTTGGAAAACTGTGATAGCGAGGGGCAATGCCACGGCTAACTTGAATATAAATCATTGCATCTTGAAGCCGATTGAGGCGGATGATTTCTTGGCAAATATGGACTAAAGCAGGACGGGATAGCGGAGAGAGAATCCTCAGTTCGGCCAGAGAATAATCAAGCCGATCTAAATGCTCCTGAAAATCAATAAAATTACCCTTAACGAGGGCAATAACTTCATAAATTCCATCGGCAAATTGATACCCTCGATCCTCAATATGAGTTGACGCTTCTGGCTGAGGGACATACTGACCATTAACATAGGCAAAGCGGGACATGCTGAATTTTCATTTTGATTGAGATATACAATCTATAATCCTAACATACGCGGAGTGCAACTGTTCTGCCGTCAGACAATAAGGTGGCAAAATATAAACTGTCGCTCCAAGAGGTCGGATATTGAGGCCCGCTTCGATGACAAGGCTTTTAAATTTTTTAGTTTGACCAGGATTAAAATTTTTAAGATTAAAGGCCAAGATGGTTCCTTGGTGGCGAACTCTTTCAATATCAGGGTTGGCGAGAAGTCTTGGAGCCCACTCCTGGTGCATCTGGCATAAAGCAGCAATTTTTTGGTGGGTTTGCTCTTGCTCAAAAACATCAAGGCTTGCAAGTGCGGCAGCACAGGCTAAGGGATTCGCTGTATAAGAATGGCCATGGGTCAAGGCCTTGGCGTAAGTTTCATCGAGGAAGGCATTATAAATTCGATCGCGGCATAGGGTGACAGCCAGCGGAAGAAAACCGCCGGTAATACCTTTTGATAAGCATAAAAAGTCGGGATAAACACCATTCAAGTAATCACAGGCGATCATTTTACCCGTCCGACCAAAGCCGGTCATGATCTCATCGGCTATTGTTAAGACGCCGGCTGTTTTACATCGTTTAAAGACAGCTTCCACAAACGAAGGACGACACATAGCCATGCCACTGGCGCCTTGAATCATGGGCTCTAAGATCAGAGCAGCTGTTTCATTGGCATGCTCCTCGAGATAGAGATCGAGCGCTATCAGGGCTGCTGCTTCTTTTTCCTCAACGGTGGTGTCTTCAAGCCACGTCGCCGGGAAGGGTAAGAATGTGACCTCCTGCAGCAGATCAAAAAATGGATCATAATAGCCCGATGTTTTTCCAACCGCCATCGCCCCAAAGGTATCGCCGTGATAGGCGCCCTCAAAGGCAACAAAACGAGGCCTATTCTGTCCCTGATTGTGCCAATATTGATAGGCTATTTTTAAAGCAACCTCAATGGCTGTAGAGCCATTGTCGGTAAAAAAAACCTTGTCATAAGCGGGGGCAATGGCTAGCAATGCTTCAGCAAGCTTAATAGCCGGTTCATGAGTAAACCCTGCAAACATAACGTGCTCTAGTTGGTTTGCTTGTTTAGCAATTGCTTGGGCAATATAGGGATGGGCATGGCCATGAATGTTAACCCACCAGGATGAAACGAGATCTAAGTATTCTTTGGCGTTTTCATCGAACAGGCTTGCCCCTCGGGCATGGGTAATGACGATGGGGTCATCGGCCGTATAGTGTTGTGTAAAGGGATGCCAGATGGATTTTTTGTCTCGAGAGGATAGCATAAAGCATTCTGCAATTGGAGCCCTAATAAATTATTATAACATAAAGGCGAGAGAATCGGAAGGCGGGCGAGAAGCTGTGTTTGCCCAAAGAATTCAATATCGGTAAGGTTTCGGTCATTGGCCTCGCCCACCGCAATCACGCCCGCAACGGGAATTGATCTGTTTCGTAAAGCTTCTAAACTGATAAGGGTGTGGTTGAGTGTGCCCAGGCTGGTCCGAGTGACGAGAATCACCGGAATTGTCAGTCTTTGAATAAGATCAATCATTAAATCGGTTTGATTAAGCGGGACCATTAATCCGCCGGCTCCTTCTATAATCAAAGGACGACGTTGATTAATTTTTTTATAGGTCTCTAGAATAAAGTCCAGGTGAACGGTCTTGTTTTCTGATGAGGCTGCTTGATGGGGTGACAGGGGCGCCTGAAATTCATAACAACTGGGAATGATGTCATTCTCAGTACAGCGGGATAGGGTTTTGACCGTTTCAAAATCTCGGCCATCTGATAACCCTGTTTGGATTGGTTTCCAGTAAAGGGCATTGAGGTGTTGTACAAGCCAAGCAGAAACCACTGTTTTGCCAATATTTGTGTCCGTTCCTGTTATGAAATATTGCATCAAGCTTGATCTCTTAAGTTTTTGATGGCTAAAAGGTACAAGACACTGTGGGAAAAATCAAGCTTACCACCATCCACTCCATGACGGCGAAGCAGACGATTTTTTATCAGATGAAGGTGGGCTTTGCCAACTCAATAAACTGCCAAGCGTCGATACTCCCTCGACAAAAGTACGATCCACCCGTG is a genomic window of Candidatus Paracaedibacter acanthamoebae containing:
- the hfq gene encoding RNA chaperone Hfq, yielding MATDKPVNVQDVFLNHVRKNKTPLTVFLINGVKLQGVVTWFDSFSMLLRRDGHSQLVYKHAISTVMPQGPIQLFEGTASPQPEEIVD
- a CDS encoding HAD family hydrolase: MPYSQHQKPTAVLFDWDNTLVDTMPLICAAINQTLEHFGMKTWSEQDIKQKTQLSAKDGLPHHFGDRWPEALAIYLDFYHQNHLKFLNPLPGALALLNKLTDKNIPMGLVSNKGGATLRREVSHLKWDRFFSALIGAGDAVKDKPDPAPALLALKTMGMEASPAIWFVGDAPVDWRCAEAIGCLPIPIGFCHAEADSYAQAVKNCEDIEKILSKL
- a CDS encoding D-amino-acid transaminase, with protein sequence MSRFAYVNGQYVPQPEASTHIEDRGYQFADGIYEVIALVKGNFIDFQEHLDRLDYSLAELRILSPLSRPALVHICQEIIRLNRLQDAMIYIQVSRGIAPRYHSFPKDPRPILVVTARHVNQRQLMANKAKGVAAITLLDNRWARPDIKSISLLPNILSKQQAEEQGCYEAILYKPDGTVTEASATNVWIVRKDGVLQTHPLSQSILGGITRQRLIGLVQQNGITVEEKAFSLTELKSAQEVILSASVSGITPVTKVDQTVIGDGQPGAITQKLMKLYLDYTGG
- the bioA gene encoding adenosylmethionine--8-amino-7-oxononanoate transaminase; this encodes MWHPFTQHYTADDPIVITHARGASLFDENAKEYLDLVSSWWVNIHGHAHPYIAQAIAKQANQLEHVMFAGFTHEPAIKLAEALLAIAPAYDKVFFTDNGSTAIEVALKIAYQYWHNQGQNRPRFVAFEGAYHGDTFGAMAVGKTSGYYDPFFDLLQEVTFLPFPATWLEDTTVEEKEAAALIALDLYLEEHANETAALILEPMIQGASGMAMCRPSFVEAVFKRCKTAGVLTIADEIMTGFGRTGKMIACDYLNGVYPDFLCLSKGITGGFLPLAVTLCRDRIYNAFLDETYAKALTHGHSYTANPLACAAALASLDVFEQEQTHQKIAALCQMHQEWAPRLLANPDIERVRHQGTILAFNLKNFNPGQTKKFKSLVIEAGLNIRPLGATVYILPPYCLTAEQLHSAYVRIIDCISQSK
- the bioD gene encoding dethiobiotin synthase — protein: MQYFITGTDTNIGKTVVSAWLVQHLNALYWKPIQTGLSDGRDFETVKTLSRCTENDIIPSCYEFQAPLSPHQAASSENKTVHLDFILETYKKINQRRPLIIEGAGGLMVPLNQTDLMIDLIQRLTIPVILVTRTSLGTLNHTLISLEALRNRSIPVAGVIAVGEANDRNLTDIEFFGQTQLLARLPILSPLCYNNLLGLQLQNALCYPLETKNPSGIPLHNTIRPMTPSSLPMPEGQACSMKTPKNT